GTCATTGGTTAAGTTTCTGCTTTAGTTAGAGATTGATGACACATCCTTTGTCGAATGtctaaacacaatttttaCCTATTGGTTCATTTTGGAGACTTTTCAATACAATAGTTAACTCACCGTTATAATGTGGAAGCcagttatttttaatattgaatttattactttttttttaattagttaattaattaaaatttcttttctttttatgtgcCTTATTTCAGGAGAATTTTAAGCTACCGTATTTACTTCACATATCTTTGATATTTGTGTTCTTGCATGTTTCATGGTCAAGATTTGAAGTTTCTGGTTTACTGATTGCAAATACTTTTATCAACAGCGTCCCCCCTTTTTCAGCTTCAAGATGGGTTTTCCATCAGCTACAACGTTGGCTTCCAAACTTTCTGCTGCAACCTTCCTATTTTCAGCAGTATTAATGGTGCTTCTGCCTGATCaacataagaaaaatgttacGGTCAGAAAATTCATTGGTAACCAGACCATTCTATTCATTGGAAGTTTTgcagtttttctttcttgggAATTGACTCACCACTTACATCGGGTTAGTATAATGATgtactttctcttttctcatcAACGTCGTTAAGTTAAGTGTGCCATGTTGTAGTCTCCTTTAGGCTTTTGAAGTGGGATTGATGCCCCTTTATGTAACGTCAATGGCAATTCAAACAGTGACTTCAAATAAACTAACTTAAACAACCCTCGCCCCGCCCCGCCCCGCCCCACCCTGGAGACAATCTGCTAGACTTAATTTTAAGGAAATTATTACTAAACTTAATACTAGTTTGGACATGAATTTTTAGAGCTTTAACAGCTTATATGGTTAGGTCACGGAAGCACTATTCTAAAAGACCATGTACTTGAAACTTACCATGTAGAAAAGGAAGCATTGCgcataaatttagaaaacacTTTTCAAAGTCAGGAGCATAGTTGAAGCTTTTTTCAAAGGTGCTTTGTGTAacttaacttaaatttaaatatccaCTCCATCATATTAAGGAAAAAACTGGAGGTTTTATGCTTTAGATGGATTGGGTTCTTATAAAAAGTTGTCACTAAAGGGATAGACTCTCTACTACAGTTTGAGACACTGTCTTAAAGCAACAATTTATTTGTAAGTAGTTTTCAAATAACACTGATGCCCTCCATGAATTTAATCAGTTTGTAACACAATTTTTTGTCAGGCCTGCAATTTGATTATTTACTGTGTCTGATAgtgattttgtaattttaggtCCTACACACCAAGAGGTTTGCTTTTGCACCTCCAAAGGGTTCTGCAGCTGCGGAAACAAATCCTAGTGAGCACCTCTTTGCAGCTTTGGAGGACAGCAACTCTGGATCACTTTTGCAATATCTTGCATTTCTTGATCTCTGCATGGTTTGTGAGACTAATGTTGATATATGGAGGAGAGCTGCATTTTTCGAAGAAACAGGGGACACATACAAGCGAGTTATATCCATATCCTTGAGGCCTCTGGAGCAATTTGCCCTGAACTTGGGTCAAGGTTTGGAAGGTGCTATGGACATGACCTCCCAACTATCCAGACAGTTATTACCGCCAAATGACTCTCACTTCGATGTAAAACAATTGAAAGCTCTTAAAAACTTTCAGGTTGGGGataaattttagttggagTACAACTATCCTGTCCATtgcttgttttatttatttgtttgttctttgGTGGGGGAGTGTCCTATTTTGAATCTCTTTGGGAGTTTTGCAGTGGTGTTACTTTTATCAATCCTAGACGGAATCAATGCCTATActagatttaaaaatattttgaaggaAAGAATGTATAGGGTATAACCATGCAACAACCTTCATCGTCATGGCAAATCCTTCTCCATCCATCACATGTCTGCATTGTAATTATAGTACACATTTTTTGCAGTTTTGTCCATGACTTCACAAGGacatttttggattttaatgCATGTTATTTAAGCTATGCTTATGAATACCAAGTTTAACAGTTTAAGTTTTAGTTATAGACTATTCCTGAACCAATGAAAGTTCAATCGCCTCATACCTATTTTCTTCCTTGTGAAGACAGCTTGGAAAGCTAGGGGAAGCATTTTAAGATAGACAAACTCATTTACATGCATTCATTCACTTTCAAATTCCCGTGCTTGCCCAATGTAGAGAAGATCGCATGGCCATTAAATTTATGTTCTTTAtccctttattttattacatattGTTTAACTTTGTAAATGAAACGAGTTTACTGTGAACATCTTTGCGGTTATTGGATATAATGATAATGGTTGCTACTTTGCAGTTGTACGCATGGTGTGCCCGTACGGTTTCTACATTGACTGCACGCTCACATGTGGAAGATCGATTCGGAGTTGCCCAGCTCTCTGGGAGTAATGCTACTGTTATGTCAACACTATTGTCTTGCCTGCTTGCTGTTGAAGTGCTGATGGGGAAGAAGACTAATCTACAATCTTCACACAATCTATTCGGTCCAGCTGGTATTAAATGGGCAACATCGAGTATTAGAAGAGTAGATGCTTCAgttggtaaaaagaaaaacgggCCGCTGCACTCGAAGGCATATGCAATTGCAGACGTATTGAGGGTCTCGATTTACCTCATTGTTACCGCATTCCATAATGAGATGGTGAACAGTGCCAAGTCTGGTGTTCTTGAGAAAGATTGGATCACGGATGAAAAACCCCCTTTTGGTACTCGCGAGTTGCTTCTGCAGAAATTGCATATTTTCTTGGATTTTCAAGCTTAGATATAACCGGGTTTCGACCCGTTTAGTGAATTATACCTAGCCACCTGTTAGGCAGTTTTGTCCTTTCTAAAGAGTTATGAATATGAAGATGATGTTAAGACTGATGGAAATTCACAAACTAAGTTTGCAAGTTTGTAATACGCTTTACATCTCTTGTCTCCGCTTCTTCACtccaaaattgagaaattatcGCGGCCTCATCATTTTGACTCTTGGTAGAAACACAATCCTCGATAttgcttttatatttttgggttttaatCAAACAGCTTATAAGCCTTTTCTTTAAGTCTCTACTTATTAATACGATCATTTACTGCGGTTTCATGGCCAAACCCTAATCTCCATTTCAAATGCTATATTATCCAATCCTTCCATATCACTTGGGGTTATTAGTCCAATTGAATTGGCTTCAACTGCCTGTAGATGTAAACGTGTATATGATTCTTAATAACTTGTCATTGATATGATCATTTGGATTACAAGGatcaagatttgaaaattatgtacACATTGTTAATCGTAGTTGTCGTCAATTGGTTGACATAAAGGTTGAGTATCTTGGCACCAACAAATCGCTTCAATAATCTCTCACATATATCGTTTCCAATTGTGAGTTCTTTTGGTCTAGAGCTATGAAAAAATTTGTCTACTGTATTGTCAAGAAATTTCACAACCTAACCCAACCAAAAACTTATTGGAGGGCAAATCTCGTGTTAACAATACTTTGGAGTTGGGTCGTCCGAGTATGAGCTTGCCAACCCAAACTcagtgacatttttttcctctctcaaATTCTTAACAAAAGAgttacttttctctttcctataaatttgttttcacttaataaaagtttttgttCTCTAAATCTCCATTCCTCCAAATctaagtttttgtttcttatctttaaaaagaaattatttcataattatctgtatcttttataaaaattatttcataattatctgtatcttttataaaaaaaatatttcataattatcTACCATTTAAAACGTTtgatcttcaaattttaaataacatcAACTTAAATCTATTTATCTTAATAAATGAATGCTAAcgccaataaaaataataaacaaagagattattattatataaacagCATTTGATTCTGATATGATATTATTGTGATTATAGAAACTAATTAAAGACGGTATGAGTTCTTCTAACTCACAATCCCAAAAGATTTATGGCTCACCATGTGCATCATGTAAATTTCTAAGAAGAAAGTGCGATGTAGACTGCATTTTCGCCCCCTATTTTCCAGCAGACCAACCTCAAAAATTCGAAGTTGTGCATAGGATTTACGGCGCAAGTAACGTCTCTAAAATTCTCAAGGCATCGAGGTATGATGAGCGAGAAGAAACTGTCAAGTCTCTTGTCTTTGAGGCAGAGGCTCGGCTGGAAGATCCTGTGCATGGTTGCGTTGCCTTTATAGCAGGTCTTCAGCAGAGGCTTCAAAGGCTTCAAACTGAACTCGCCATCGTTCAACAACAGCTTTTGTCTTACATGGCATCACAGCTTCCGCCAAACTCGTCTTACATGGCATCAGAGCTTCCACCGAACTCGTCTTATATGGCATCAGAGCTTCCGCCAAACTCGTCTTATATGCTATCAGAGCTTCCGCCAAACTCGTCTTACATGGCATCAGAGCTTCCACTGAACTCGTCTTATATGCTATCAGAGCTTCTGCCAAAGTGGCCACGTGAATCTTCCTTGAGTCAACAACCAATGATGGAGGATCAATCATCATGTCGACGGGTTGATGGCTATGGTACTACTAATTACTACGGAATAAACACTGATGACGACAAACGACATGTAGTACGTCAACACCCAATAACGACGGAGCAGGTGCTGCCGGCGACAGAGCAGCCACCGTCTAAAGATAGTACGgatttttagggttttatttatttatttacatattttcaaaaaagtttgttttcatttggttgaattatttcatttgtgttggatttgaaagaaatttcttttagaatttaaaagtgataataaataaattgagtaatattattaatgtaGGCCCCAAGTTGGGaagattaattaaactaatcaattttaattatcctaaattttagttcaaaagTAAATGTCTCAAtagattcttttaaaaaaaatcaacatttttttaatatcgtTTGAATAacttatatatcaaaattaataattaattaattaaatcaatttgatacATTAATAATATCAAACTTTGGCagattaaatcaatttaaatcctaaattaataattgtttcatttaaaattttaaattgttatgtGTGAATTAATCAATTTAGATAATTTGTTAGgattacatttgaaaatatcaatgCATTCAAGTGTAGACTTCAGTGTTATTATTACAATTGGCAATTAAATTGATCGTGTATGGACAATTTTTGAAGGAATTCTAAATTGATTTGCTCATGAAATATTAGGGATTTAACATATACAATTAGCTTTCAAGCaatgtttatttaaacataatGCATAAAAACAGAACAAATTATCTCAACCAAGAAAACGTATGGTAATCTCTTCTCTAGGGGTAAACCAGTCTTTCTTGAAGATTACATCTCCTACTACaatactaaagaaaaattaaaagtggtTTAGTTGCAAGCCAACTATTAAGTATCATACCAAGTAGTGGAAACTTGTATAGAAAGATtcatattaagaaaaacattagGCTTAAAAATGATCTGAACTTTATAACAAAGAGAGACAACAGAAACATGAGATGGAAAATTTCATGGATTTTCTGCTGcctagaaagaaaatgaaattattctGTATCATTCTTTCTCAAAGAAATGGTCAACAACAGATGCAATAGACCAAAAACCCATCAGAAGCTTTGGCTTAAATCAGCTTAACAACAATCTCGTCACAGCTGAACAACCAACCAAAATCTAACAGCTCCGGCGATACCCTTGGCAtctgaaaaaaatcaaacaaacggGTTAAAGGTTAAACCACAGGACATTAAGTTGGAAAAGAGCTAAAATGCTCTCAACAATACTACTGCAGTGAATGTCCtatgacattcaaaatttgatgatgAATAACGAGAAAGAGATGTATGAatgagacattttaaaacaacaaaataaagcaTAACACCTGTGTGTATAGACCTGTGCGAGGTACTGTCTTATGAGATATCAACCTCAGGCACTCACACATTCCATGCCTTGCCTAAaggaagaagatcaagaaaacTGAAAGGAATCAACTTCATGATCACCAATGAGTTGACAGCAATAAAAGGGCAATGGgcaatgtgtgtgtgtttttcttCATTGTAGGCAAACtgctttcattgagaaaaaattaaaaagagcaACGTTTGTATGTAGATAAGACctatattatattacaaagaaCCAAgttttcattgagaaaaaaatggaaaatacacgggcattaaaaaaaacaggtCGACGAAAAGGAGGCCAATCAAGTATGTATAACAATACATAATGTACAATTACAACACCGAGAGAAATAAAGAACCTAGCAATAGCATGCAGCCCAAGAGAACGTTTGTACATGTGTAGAGCCACTAACTTTCAAAGTTCATCCAAGTGATCATCTCATAATCAAAAGGGTTCCATGAAGCTCTAATTGATATACCACTGTTTTTAAACCCCACGAGACAAACTTCTCATCGTGAAGCTCTAATATCACAGTGAACTGAATTATATGTAGTGCGGCTGGCACTACAATGAAATTTTACAGAACCAATACTGTAGCATGaacaaacaattataaatgTCATTAACTTAGGTGAATAGAGTTAACAACTTGACAGCCTAGTTGGGGCTGAGCTTGCAGCTGAAAAGGATGAATATGAAAAGAGTTGCACTAATTGTAGTAATTTAATTCCTAGGTAGATGACCTCTTAATTAGTCATTGAGACTATGTCTCTTTTTTTCCCACTAGGCCAACCCATGATAGTTTAAAGTGCAAAGAATCAGCAATAGCAAATTAAAAAGTACAAATCCTAGATAAGCCATCAATATGAGAAATCataatcattcaaaacaaaaatacaagtTGAACTAGCATTACCCGGTAAGCTATCGTGGCCATAAACACTTGCAACCTATAGTCATTAACCTATCTTTAAAACTAAAGATTGACAGACAAATACACAGTTAAACATCCAAATTTTCGTAAAGAGCGATGTAGTTTCTCAATACAATGAGAGAATAGAAGAAATTTATGACAGTGGATTTACACTAAGCTAAGAACATAACAAATATCATGGAAGTTGGAACCGTATGATATCTTCACCAACAGTTCTCTGTTTCATCATATTGCCCCCTCCCCCTCCCTCTCCTCCCTCCCGAAGATAATGTTTTTTTGCccatttataatttgatttgtaaAGGGCATTATCCAGAAAAAGGTAAACTTTTTCCTATGGGAGCTATCAAACAGAGCCATTAATACACTTAAAATGCTTCAAATAAGATTGCCCATATGATTCTGTCGCCACATTGGTGTTCTATGAACTATGTGGAAACGGCAATCTAAATCTCAAAGTCACCTTTTGGTATCTTGTACATTTGCAAGATCCTTTTGGAACCACGTTGTCTCTACGTTCAATTGATAAGCAGTCCTCCCAGAAGACCCTAATCTCCTCCTCTCATACAACCCCtacaaaaaggagaaaatgattatttgaaatagttcTATGAGAATACTTTCAAGATAAAATAAATCCCCCCTATAGATTTTTTTACTCTTTAGTTAATACGGTTGCCACTTAGTATAAATGTTCCCCTTATTTCACCATATAGCTTGCTTCTTCCCAATTGGAAAAGTCTTCAGTAACTCCTCTTTTTGGAATCTCCTTTCTCTTGCAAGATGATACCATCtatcaaaattctttttttacagAAAGATAAGTGCCAAAACTACCATCCAACCCAGAAACATGGACGACCCAAAAGACATGGAATCGAAATGAAAACCTAAATCTGAATGTTTATGAAACTGtagcaaatatatatgtatgaacgTCATTTCAGATGATTTCACATGATTATAACTAAAGTGTGAAAGAACGGGAGAGAGAATAACCTGTAGAAATCCATTCCGATTGCGAAAGAAGAATCGGCAAACCGCCGGCGGCGGCGCTGGAAAGGCATCGCTCTTCTCGCTTCTTTGTTCCCAAATGTTAAGATTAAATACGGCCTTACAAAAAAGGTTAAAgtatcatttttttcccttttagtTTAGCTTTGAGTCCGCAAAATGACATAGGGGTGTTTTTCATATCTAATGTTACCTAAAGATgaccaaatatataatatagaagaaaaaaaatggtcaaaattttgtaaataatttggagggtaaaaagtataacaaaatgtcaaaatattaGGATTTCTGTATATGGGTGATTTGTATGATATGAATCATAATTTGAAGATTATGTGCAATTGAGGGTAGTTGTGGCCAGTTGatcaatatcaatattgtGTACCCTTTTGCAATATgctttgttattatttgattataaGCCTATGAAGAATTTGGGTCCTAAATCTTGTTTAGTTTCTGCGAAAGTTGAAACAATTGTCATGGTAGTTTAATGTTCTAGCCATTCATTAAAATTTCTACCTTGGCTTGCACTGACAAGTGAGAACCCAATAATGGAGCATGTGCAATATcatttatgtttctttattCTTGTCTTCCACTTTGATTGGGAAATCATTGGCCAGAATGGAGGTTGGAGTGCAACCCCTTGGAAATCACTAAAGATTAACAAGTTTTCTTTATGAGTTTTTGTGCATTTCCTTGATTATGATCTTTCTTTCTATAAATATTCACGTGTTGCAGTTCAAATCATCTTAGAAGACTCCAGCATATTAACTTCCATTGTTGGAGCATCTATACATCTCTATGTTTTCATATGATGTACTGgaaattaaactttgaaaacCGTTGGACGACGTTGTTGCCTTTTTCTGAAATCGTTGAAACTGTTCAAGAACCGTGTCGGAGACGATGAATGGTGAGTAACGAGATGGACTAAGTTACGTATTGCAAGTGGCCTAACTAACATAGGAGTGCAACGATGGCTGATAATTTAGAATCTCTCGACTTGTACCAATGTTTCAGTTTAAACTTGGCCGAAGACTTGGAAAAAGAATGTGCTAAAAGAAGGGTCAAAGTTAACTAACATTATCATGAAAATTAATCTGTGGCTTTTTAATGCAAAGTTTGTGAATACAAATGGTTGAGTTTaccttctatttttttcccctccataataaatattgaatgaaataattgtTTGATGTTAGGATTCAAAtagaaatgattttaaattactttttgtctaaaaatttaaataaattgaaaccactttaattaattaaattttgataaagtgagttattttagtgttttacTCTCAACCAAAATTGTATTAGTCTAAAAATCACAATCGTTTGTCAAAATGTACCATTGATCGTggttataaatttataattaatagtCAAACGAAACTATCTTTATCAGTGACAATGTCCTTATCCTTACTATCTCTATTTTACTGTATTAAATGTGACTTAAATAGAGAATCTTTTTGGAGACtcttgttaaattttaaatttataatattatcatacattttaaaataaatattaattatagtttaaatttagaaagaaaaagaaaaaaaccatttatATTCAATGagtttttgtaaataaaatatattagttatattattttataattgatttattatttatttaatatgaagaataaaatcaatattaactatttattatcttttcaaattcttacctctattttagaataaaaatggttttcatctctttatttcaataatttaatttttaaaaaagttataaatttattttaattaatgttttcaaattcttaccTTCCTTGATAGACTTTGTAACGTTTTATTTTCTACAACTACGTATAAAGACacattttcaaccattttcttACAAATATTTGCATTTCTTCCTATTcatatattgattttcttttctttttactccCTGCATGTGTTTTCCGTTTTATGGCAAAGGtatgtatttttttccttataatAATCTATAATGTTATATAATATTGATGAATTCAATAATCCTCACCAGTCATCTTTTGCTTTACCATCGTGTTagcaatatatattttacgtGTTACAATAATAAGTTAATACTTGAtgatttgagaaaaatagttGAAGATATACACATAagagaatagaaaaattatatgatgTCGTTTGTGACTTTAAGCCCAAAAATGCTTTGAGTTATATCGGAGAGAAACTTTTTTCATGGTAAcgataaaaaaaactcttatatactaaaaaaaccTACTCTTAGtaagatattattttgtttagtaatatttaaatatagaaaatcaaCAATATAATCTTTACATGGACACACGTTAATATTTTCCAATATAAAAAGTTGGCGTTtggaaattcaaaattatcgtatattttaataaaaagctactttttcttcttaattaattacctgATAGAAGTAGAGGAATTAGATTATATTCcacaaatgaaagaattaaaaataaattaagttgAAGGGAAGGAGTGGAATAAATTGGAGTTGTATAAATTTGAAACCCTCTTGTTTGGAAAAACAAATCACAAAGCATTCTATAAGTAATAGAGAATTAATTTGTGTGCgtattgaaagaaagaaagaaaggtaGGAAAATGTCTTCTTCAGAAATTGGAGGTTATGTTCCATGTAAGGATCCAAATGATCCACACGTGAAAGATATAGCAGAATGGGCAGTAGCAGAATACAACAAATCACAAGGTCATCACTTGACCCTTGTTAGTATATTGAAGTGCGAGTCGCAAGTGGTGGCTGGAGTCAATTGGCGTCTTGTGTTGAAGTGTAAGGATGAAAACAATGGTGAGGGAAACTATGAGACTGTTGTGTGGGAGAAGATATGGGAGAATTTCAGGCAGCTCATTACCTTTGATCATCTCTTGACATGAAGGAACCAGATGACTTAGCTTCCCTATCTAAACTTAATATCGCTTTTATGCATATGTATgttatacatataaataatgagattataaaataaactaatatccaatcatacatatatactttgtattttctatttaatgtATCTGATATTTCCATGtcttatcttttattttataataattacatCTCGTATGATATGATATGAGAGCACGATGCCTTAGCAGAAGAAGTTGTGTGTCATCCACAAAATTCAACTTAAAAGctgagaaatgaaaaataaagccAACTTAATAAAGAAATGTCGAAAGTATGAGAGTTCtgataaatatgatatatactAAATGATAATTACTTTCATATctaaattctatattttatgtttggtaTATTATTCAACTGATATATaccaaaaataaagtaaagtgTATTTATATGACTGATATATTATGAATAAAGTAAGTATATCAAACATATCTTTGATAACCATGtataaaatcaaagaaattaatCCTTTGATTTCAGAGAAGCACAAAATTGGGGTAAAAATGCAACAGATTGTGGAATATAGAGGAGGATGAAAATATTGCTTTTTTCCTTAAGATTTGCTCGGCTAGACATTGAAGAAGCCTCATTCCGAGtattacaacaaaatttaagttatttgCACTACAAATGAGAAGATTGAAAAGGCCTTTCTTGATCACTCTAAAATTAAAGTCgaaattagtatatatatatatgtaattcaCATAATTTCATGTCAAGTTGAGCTATTTGATCATGATTGCAGAAAGTGAAACACACCCAAATATGAatatcattataaaaaaaagacatagTAAAAACATCGTTAATTTTATGTAAGGCTAATTGAccattatttatattctagGGTTCATCCATAGCTAGTAACCAAATAGtttctcaaataattaattcagGAGAATAAAGTTGAGAATTTTTTAGTGAAATTAGATCACATCAGAAGAGATATATGCCAAAGTAATTTTATCCTTTCAACTAAGCATGGTGTGCttgaaaaagtttatttttttattttttatcagcTCAccctaaaaatgaaatatacgTTCTTCAACTAAAAACCAAAGCTTCAAATACGTAGAGTACATATTACAGCTCaaacaaaaagttattataaCAATATTACGTGTGATCGATCATCTCTTTTCAACATTTGCATCTAAGCCATGGGTCTTCGTGTGTTGGTTGCAGTTGGGTTAAAAAAGCAggctttttaaatatatctaatCCAACTATCCAGCTAATAAGTTTCTTCAAACTCAAagtaacttttattaaataatactaaGAGATATTCTTCCTCATCTTCAAAACTAAACCACCTCAATGGCCTATCTTAGTGACgtcttttttgtaaattttcgTGCAGCACCATGGCTAAAGCAGGCTTGAAGGCAAacgaagaaattaaaaaactcGCAACCAACAAaatagagaattttttttaactccaAAATAAACTTCTTTAGTCTTATAGAGGAGGGAACGAGGAGgtatttatataaattcaaGGAAGATGAAAGATTAGAGATTTCAAAAGATTTCATTATGATGTTTTAACTTTCATCGGATAGCATTGTTCCGCACTATTTCCCAAAACTCCATATTCTTCCTTTTCCAATGCAGCTTATCAATGCCATCATTTACTGCGATTTCATGCCCAAACCCCTAatctccatttcaaaattcttctcacaaatgctatatatatatatacacacacacactcgTCATGTAGCCCTTCCGTATTAGTATATTTTCATTAGTCCATTCCTAATCTCATTGAATCGGCTTCCATGATTCAGAAGCGGGAAGTCCCAGCGAGAAATTGGCTTGAACTGCCTGCAGAAGTAATCTTTGTGATTCTGCACAAGTTAGGCGCTATTGAAATACTAACCACGGCTCAAAATGTTTGCTCTTTGTGGTATAAGATCTGCAAGGATCCTTTTTTGTGGCGTGTGATCGATATGCACAATTCTGGTGATTTGAATAGTTTTGATCATTTGGAGATTATGTGCAAGCACGCTGTCGATCGTTCTTGTGGTCAGTTGGTCGAGATCAACATTGAGCATTTTGGCTCCGATGAGTTGCTCCTATACATCG
This DNA window, taken from Cucumis sativus cultivar 9930 chromosome 6, Cucumber_9930_V3, whole genome shotgun sequence, encodes the following:
- the LOC101219057 gene encoding uncharacterized protein LOC101219057; the protein is MSSSSPFFGPPEMVVKNRFLGFLIWQFIPSTVVFFLFKIFVSAISSVSVTNSSAGTRDPSAPFASLLTGFLTFLTFHLSQLLFSSSLSLLASPQLERPAAPLELVFGLVRFLVVSGGDNASSASALKDFRRRAMVSFYLVLFVVATAVSGSLAAVSICWGKSDGLRSAWHMGLLMGLIYGCFYVYKKRWVLMFPIIQRPPFFSFKMGFPSATTLASKLSAATFLFSAVLMVLLPDQHKKNVTVRKFIGNQTILFIGSFAVFLSWELTHHLHRVLHTKRFAFAPPKGSAAAETNPSEHLFAALEDSNSGSLLQYLAFLDLCMVCETNVDIWRRAAFFEETGDTYKRVISISLRPLEQFALNLGQGLEGAMDMTSQLSRQLLPPNDSHFDVKQLKALKNFQLYAWCARTVSTLTARSHVEDRFGVAQLSGSNATVMSTLLSCLLAVEVLMGKKTNLQSSHNLFGPAGIKWATSSIRRVDASVGKKKNGPLHSKAYAIADVLRVSIYLIVTAFHNEMVNSAKSGVLEKDWITDEKPPFGTRELLLQKLHIFLDFQA
- the LOC101213331 gene encoding protein LATERAL ORGAN BOUNDARIES gives rise to the protein MSSSNSQSQKIYGSPCASCKFLRRKCDVDCIFAPYFPADQPQKFEVVHRIYGASNVSKILKASRYDEREETVKSLVFEAEARLEDPVHGCVAFIAGLQQRLQRLQTELAIVQQQLLSYMASQLPPNSSYMASELPPNSSYMASELPPNSSYMLSELPPNSSYMASELPLNSSYMLSELLPKWPRESSLSQQPMMEDQSSCRRVDGYGTTNYYGINTDDDKRHVVRQHPITTEQVLPATEQPPSKDSTDF
- the LOC101211803 gene encoding cysteine proteinase inhibitor 5-like, translated to MSSSEIGGYVPCKDPNDPHVKDIAEWAVAEYNKSQGHHLTLVSILKCESQVVAGVNWRLVLKCKDENNGEGNYETVVWEKIWENFRQLITFDHLLT